The stretch of DNA TTCCCCTGGAGCCGGTCGCCCGCGCCGGAGAGGCTGCCGATCACCTGCGACTGCTCCGCGGTGGCCACGTGGTAGGCGACGGTGGGGCTCGGGCCGAGGTAGGCGTCGATACGACCCGACTGGAGCGCCAGGTAGTAGTCGGTGTCCTTCTGGAAGTACTTGATGTCGATGGGCTTCCTGCCCGCCTTCTTGTTCTGCTTGTCCCAGTCGACCAGGATCTTCTCCTGGTTGGTGCCCGAGGCGACGGCGACCGTGCGGCCCGCCAGGTCCGCGGGGCCCTTCACTCGCCACTTCGTAGGCTTCTTGGCCTCGAAGGCGATGTTGTCGAGGCGGTAGGTGGCGAAGTCGTACTTCTCCTTGCGCTCCTCGGTGACCGTGACGTTCGACAGCACACCGTCGAACTTGCCGCTGTCGAGGCCGACGAAGAGGTTCTCCCAGGAGACCTCCTCGAACTTCGGCCTGAGCCCGAGGACGTCCGCGATCAGGGTCGCGATGTCGATCTCGGAGCCGATACGGGTCTTGTCGTCCGAGGCGTAGAAGCCGAGCGGCGGCGAGGCGTCGGCGCTCCCGCCGAAACGCAGTGTGCCCCTGGACCGGATGGCGGCGGGCACTTCGGCGGCGATGGCGGCGACCTTCTTGACGTGGACGCGGTGCTGGTCGGGGCCGATGTTGATCCCCCCGGCCCGGTCGGCGCGGGCTGGGGAGCCGCCCCCGGCCCCCGCGCCCGTGGCCGCGTCGGTGTCACCGCCGCAGGCGCTGAGCACGGGTGCGGCGACGAGCGCGGCGAGAGAGAGGGCGAGAGTACGGCGACGGGCAGACATGGAAGCTCCATGGGTGGCGGGGCGGGCGACGGAAGGGGGCGAGCCGGTTCACTTGGCGGGCGTCGGCCCCCGCTCACAGCACCTTGGAGAGAAAGGCGCGGGTCCGCTCGTGGGCCGGGTGGTCGAGGACGGCCTCGGGCGTGCCCTGCTCGACGATGCGGCCCGCGTCCATGAAGACCACGGTGTCCGCGACCTCACGGGCGAAGCCGATCTCATGGGTGACGACGATCATCGTGGTGCCCTGCCGGGCCAGGCCCTTGATGACGTCGAGCACTTCCCCGACGAGTTCGGGGTCGAGGGCGGAGGTCGGTTCGTCGAACAGCAGCAGCTTCGGCTCCAGGGCGAGCGCCCGTGCGATGGCGACGCGCTGTTGCTGTCCGCCGGAGAGTTGCTTGGGGTACGAGTCGGCCCGGTCGGCGAGTCCGACCTTCTCCAGGAGCGCCTTCGCCGCTTCGACGGCCTCCTTGCGTGGTTTGCGCAGCGCGGAGACCGGCGCCTCGATGATGTTGTCGAGCACGGTCAGATGGGGGAAGAGGTTGAAGTTCTGGAAGACGAAACCGATCCGGGTGCGCTGCCTCAGCACCTCACGTTCACGGAGTTCGTAGAGCTTGTTCCCGGAGCGCCGGTAGCCCACCAGGGCGCCGTCCACGCTGATCCAGCCGCTGTCCACCTTCTCCAGGTGGTTGATGGTCCGCAGCAGTGTGGACTTGCCCGAGCCGGAGGGGCCGAGGACGACGGTCACCTCCCCCGCGCGTACGGCGAGATCGATACCGCGCAGGACCTCCGTGGTGCCGAAGCTCTTGCGTACGCCCCTGACGTCGACCATGAACCCGCCTGAGCTGTCCTTGTTGATCCGGGTGTCGTTGCCGGGGGTGTCGTTGCCGGGGGTGTCCTGGGTCTCTGCCGCCGTCGCGCTCATCGCGTGGCCCCTTTCGAGAAGTGTCGTTCCACGTAGTGCTGGAGTACCGAGAGCACGGTGGTCAGGAGGATGTACCAGGCGGTGGCGACCATGAGCAGCGGTACGACCCGGCCGTTGCGTCCGTAGATGACCTGGACCTGATAGAACAGCTCGCCGATCGCCATCACGGAGACGATGGAGGTGCCCTTGAAGAGGGAGATCACCTCGTTGGCGGCGTTGGGCAGGATCGAGCGCATCGCCTGGGGCAGCACGATCCTGCGGATCTGCCGCAGCCTGGGGATGCCGAGCGCCGCCGCCGCCTCCAACTGCCCGCTCTCCACGGCCAGCACGCCACCGCGCACGATCTCGGCGGCGTAGGCCGCCTGGTGCAGGGCGAGACCGAGTACGGCCGCGCTCATCGCCCCGACGAGCCCCATCGTGTCGAAGGAGAAGAAGCCGGGGCCGAAGGGCACACCGAACTGGAGCCGGTCGTAGAGGTAGGAGAGGTTGAACCAGAAGAGGAGTTGGACGATGAGCGGGATGGAGCGGAACGCCCAGATGTAGCCGAAGGCGACGCCTTTGAGGAACGGGCTGGCCGAGAGCCGCATGAAGGCCAGCACGATACCGAGGGCGAAGCCGAGTGCCGTGCCGTAGACGGTGAGCTGGACGGTGACCCAGACCGCCTTGAGGATGACGTCTGCGGTGAAGAACCGCGCGAAGACCTCCCACTCCCAGCCGGTGTTGGTGGCGAAGCCGTGGGCGAACTGCGCGAGGACGACGACGGTCACCGCGATGGCGGCCCAGCGCCACGGATGCCGGACGGGCACCACTTCGAGGGCGCCGTAGTCGTCGGCGGCGCCGGACACCTGCGCCGTGGCGCCGAGGGTGGGATCGCTGGTCAGGGACATGGGGTTCCTCTGGTGGGCGGGTGCGCGAGGACAGGACGCGGCGGGTGCGCGAAGGGTCCTGTCGGGTGGGGACCACGGGCGGCGGACCGCGCGGCCGGGCCCGGCGCGCTCCCGAAGGAGCGGGCGGGGCCGCGGCGGCGTCGGACGGTCCGCGTCGGGTCAGGCCGCGGAGGCCGGACACTCCAAGTCGCGCAGGAACCCGATGAGGGCGCGCGCGGTGGCGTCGTTCTGCCGGAAGGAGGGGCTGTTGGTGCGGGGTCTGGTGAACGCCCCCGCTCCGCGCGCGTCGGTGTGCGGGCCGAGTGCGAAGCGCCTGGGATGCGACCGGCCGCTCACGTCCCGCACCCGTCCGTCGGCGGGTGCGACGGCGAGCAGTCCGTCCGCCGTGGAGAGCGCCCCTTCCGCGAACAGCTCCCGCAGCAGCGGATCGCGTACCCGGTCGGCGGTGGGCTGCGGCAGTCGCGCCTCGACGAGGGCGCGCGCCCGGAACGTGGCCCCTGGCACGGTCGTGGTGGTGGCGGCGAATCCGCCTGGCTCCGTGGTGATGGTCAGTCCCGCGCCGAGGAAGCGGACGACTCCGGCGCGGGAGAGGGCGAGGAGCTGTCGCAGCCGGGGTCCTGGCGGCCCCGAGGCGAGGAAGCTGAAGAACCCGTGCCACCAGGGGCCGATGTCCCCGAGCCGCATCAACTGGCCGTATACGGAGAGCAGTCCGAGGAAGACGGCCAGGTCGGGGCTGTGTGCCGGGTCGTGCCTGCGGTCGAGGTCGGTGGCGACGAGAGTGCGCAGGCCCTCCTGGAACTCCTCGTACGAAGCGTGGCGCACCTCGTGGAGCGGATGGTCGAGCGCGTCGAGGTCGAGCCGGTCGGCGGCGTCGGGTACGGCGGAGGCGACAAGGGCGTACAGCTCGGCGCTGAGCGGCTCGGCGGCCGCGTACTTCTCCTCGAAGTCCGCCCAGGCGATCCGCGTCCGCTCGGGGTGGACGGCGAAGAGCCGGTGGTAGTGGGCGAAGCCCAGTTCCTTGTCGACCAGGGGCCACACATCGCGCCGGAAGTCGAGCGGCCCCGGGCGGGCCAGCAGTTCGTCGGTCTGGGCGGGCCCGAGGAAGCGGGGCAGCGGCGGTCGTTCACCCTCCCACTGGTAGCCGATCTTCGAGTGGTAGGGCACTCCGCGCCGTGAACCGACGTGCAGGACGGGCTCGCGTCCGGAGGGGAGGTAGGTCAGCTCCCCGTCGTCCCCTTCCTCGTAGCGTCCGCCTCGCCCCTCTGTTAGCAGGACCATGAGGTCGATGAAGGCGAGCCCGAATCCGCGTACGAGGACGGGCTCACCAGGGGCGAGTGCCGACAGGTCGGTGTCGGCGGTGAAGTCGGGCGGCAGGTGGACCAGGCCGTCGCGCCGGGCGTGCGCGGCGAGGTGCCGCTGTTCCTCATCGAGTTCCGCGTCCTGGTGGCCGAGGGCGAGGACGACGAGGTCGGCGAGGAGCGGGCGGCTCTCCCCCTCGATCCACACCTGCTGCCTCCCGTCCCGCGGGCCGCTCACCCGGCTGGCCCTGGTGCGGTGCTCGTGGACCCGGACGTCGGAGGGGAGCGCGGAGACCGTCCGCTCGTACACCCATCGCAGATAGGCGCCCTGGTCGCGGCGGCCCGCGAAGGTCGCCCCCTCGATCTCCGCCCACTCGTGCAGGGTGGGCCCCGGCCTGACGGGCCCCTCGATCTCCACCGTGTCGTCGGTGAACATGGTGACGTCCTCGGCCATGGAGTTCATCCACAGCAGCGGCGACTGCTCCTGGCGCCATATCCGGCCGCCGCCGGGCGGGTAGGGGTCGATGAGGTGGATGTCGAGCCCTTCGGCTCCGTACGACCCGGCTCCGTACGGCTCGGACGCGTTGGCCGCGATGCGCTCAAGCAGCCCGACGGCGCGAGGACCTGCCCCGACGACGACCAGCGTGCGCGCCGTCATGACCGCTCCGTACCGCGCGCATAGTGCCGCTCCACATAGTGCTGGCCGACGCTGAGGACCGAGGTGACCACGATGTACCAGATGGTCGCGACCAGCAGCAGCGGGATCACTTGGTAGGTGCGGTGGTAGACGAGTTGCACGGAGTAGAGCAGGTCCTCGACGGCGATGACGCTGACGATGGAGGTGCCTTTGAGCGTGCCGATCAGCATGTTCCCGGCCGGCGGCACGATCGAGCGCATGGCCTGGGGCAGGACGATCCTGCGCAGCCTGCGCCACCGGCCGAGCCCCAGTGACTGGGCGGCCTCGATCTGCCCCCTGTCCACGGAGAGCAGCCCTCCGCGCACCACCTCGGCGGCGTAGGCGGCCTCATGGAGGGTGAGCCCGATGATGGCGACGGTGATGGGGCCGAGGAGGTTGACCGTGCGGACGGTCAGGAACTCGGGGCCGAAGGGAATACCGAGGCCGAGCCGGGGGTAGAGCGCGCCGATGTTGAACCAGAAGAGCAGCTGCACGAGGATCGGCGTCGACCTGAAGAACCAGACGTAACCCCAGCTCACCCTGGTGAGAACGGGGTTGCTCGACAGCCTCGCGAGCGCGAGCAGGGTGCCGAGGACGAAACCGAGCACCATGACGACGGCGGTGAGCCAGAGGGTGAGCCCGAGGCCGCGCAGCACAGCGGTGGTGGCGAAGTAGTCGGCCACCACGTCCCACTGGAACGCCTTGTTGCGGGCGACGGAGTTGACCGCCATCGCGAGCAGCAGGACGACGAGTACCGCCGCTGTCCACTGTCCGGTACGCCGGACCGGGACGATGCGGGGCTGGGCGTCGGCTTCGCCCGGTGGGGCTACCGGGCGCTTGGTGAGTGTGTCGGAGGACATGCGAGGGCTCCGTGGATGCTGCGATCGAACACGGGTCTCGCCTTCACACGGTCCGCGCCCCTCAGCGCATCCCGCGTCCCCGAGATTACGGGGCCCTTTCGGTCCGCTGTCAAGGCTGTCCACACTATGAGCCGTTCGTCTCATGTCAGTTGACGGGAAACCGGATGCCTGTTCCACTTGTGCCCATGCTTGTACAGCAGTGGCTGGTCACGCGCTCCCACATCGACTTCGGTCGCGTGTGGTCCGCGTCCTGTTCGGGGACCACCGCGATCGCGGCCTCCCGTCGAGCCTGACCCCCTGCCCCGCCCGCGCCACCGGCCGGGCGTCTCTCTGAGGCTCAGGACCCTCCCTTTCCGCGGTTCGCGCGCCTGACGGCCCGATACCGCTGTCGTCCCACGGGCCCCTGCCCGCGGGACCCGCGGCCTTCACCCACCCCGTTTCCGGGGACGGTCGGCCTGCCCTTCCTTCCTGCCTTCACCGCACCACCTCCCCTCGCGCACACCGCACCTGAACGTCTCCGCGTACACCGCACGTGAACGTTTTCCACGCGCACCGCACCTGAACGCTTCCAGGTACACCGCACGTGAACGCCTCCGCGTACACCGCACGTGAACGTCTCCACCCGCACCGCACCTCGCCCTTTCACGCCCACACCCGTCCCGTACCTCTCTCGCGCACGCACACCCCATGCGGACCTTTCCTCGGAGAGCCGGCGCAGGCCCGCCCGCCCCACGAGGCGAGGCGTACCGCGCCCCGCATCCCCACCCCACCTCCGGAAGGGCACGCATGACGTTCGCCCCCAGCCGTCGGCCGGCGCTGCCCGGCGACGGCCTCTCCGTGCACCACACCTCCGTCGACGACCCGCTGGTCCGGCCGATGCTCGATGAGCTGGCCCGTGAATATCGGGGCCGCTACGGGTCCGACCACGACCTGCACCGCTATCCGGCCGCCGAATTCGCCCCACCGGAAGGGGAGTTCCTGCTGCTGCTGGAGAACGGCGAAGCGGTCGCGGGCGGCGCCTACCGCCGTCACAGCCCGCTGACCGCCGAACTCAAACGCATCTGGACCCACTCGGAACACCGCCGAAGAGGTCTCGCGCGCCGAGTCCTGCTGGCCTTGGAGCAGTCGGCCGTGGCCGCCGGTTACCAGCGTCTCTACTTGACGACGGGGCCGCGTCAGCCCGAGGCGAAGGGGCTCTACCTGGCCTCCGGCTACCGGCCGCTCTTCGACCTGTCCGTCGATCCCGAGACCATCGGCCCGCTGCCCTTCGAGAAGGACCTGCCACCCGCGCCCGACGGCCCGAACGACGGCCCGCCGGTCCCGCCCGGCACCCCGCGACACGATCTGGAGACCCGTACCTCATGAACGCCCACCCCACGCCCGAGCGCCGCAGGCGACTCGGCGCACCCCTCGCCCTGCTCGTATCCGCGGCTCTCGCCCTGACCGCGTGCGGCTCGGGCGAGCCCGCGGGGACGGGCGCGGGAGGCGGAGGCGGGGGCGCCAAGGCCGCCGCCGAGCCGGGGAAGGTCCCGACGAACGACGTGGTCTCCGGCGTACACGAGGACAAGGCGGCCGCCGGCCTGCTCCCCGCTGACGTGGCGAAGTCG from Streptomyces tsukubensis encodes:
- a CDS encoding ABC transporter substrate-binding protein, with the protein product MSARRRTLALSLAALVAAPVLSACGGDTDAATGAGAGGGSPARADRAGGINIGPDQHRVHVKKVAAIAAEVPAAIRSRGTLRFGGSADASPPLGFYASDDKTRIGSEIDIATLIADVLGLRPKFEEVSWENLFVGLDSGKFDGVLSNVTVTEERKEKYDFATYRLDNIAFEAKKPTKWRVKGPADLAGRTVAVASGTNQEKILVDWDKQNKKAGRKPIDIKYFQKDTDYYLALQSGRIDAYLGPSPTVAYHVATAEQSQVIGSLSGAGDRLQGKIAATTKKGSGLADAYAAALDHVIADGSYAKVLKRWGLSAEAVEKSEINPEGLPKP
- a CDS encoding amino acid ABC transporter ATP-binding protein, with the translated sequence MVDVRGVRKSFGTTEVLRGIDLAVRAGEVTVVLGPSGSGKSTLLRTINHLEKVDSGWISVDGALVGYRRSGNKLYELREREVLRQRTRIGFVFQNFNLFPHLTVLDNIIEAPVSALRKPRKEAVEAAKALLEKVGLADRADSYPKQLSGGQQQRVAIARALALEPKLLLFDEPTSALDPELVGEVLDVIKGLARQGTTMIVVTHEIGFAREVADTVVFMDAGRIVEQGTPEAVLDHPAHERTRAFLSKVL
- a CDS encoding amino acid ABC transporter permease — its product is MSLTSDPTLGATAQVSGAADDYGALEVVPVRHPWRWAAIAVTVVVLAQFAHGFATNTGWEWEVFARFFTADVILKAVWVTVQLTVYGTALGFALGIVLAFMRLSASPFLKGVAFGYIWAFRSIPLIVQLLFWFNLSYLYDRLQFGVPFGPGFFSFDTMGLVGAMSAAVLGLALHQAAYAAEIVRGGVLAVESGQLEAAAALGIPRLRQIRRIVLPQAMRSILPNAANEVISLFKGTSIVSVMAIGELFYQVQVIYGRNGRVVPLLMVATAWYILLTTVLSVLQHYVERHFSKGATR
- a CDS encoding FAD/NAD(P)-binding protein, with the protein product MTARTLVVVGAGPRAVGLLERIAANASEPYGAGSYGAEGLDIHLIDPYPPGGGRIWRQEQSPLLWMNSMAEDVTMFTDDTVEIEGPVRPGPTLHEWAEIEGATFAGRRDQGAYLRWVYERTVSALPSDVRVHEHRTRASRVSGPRDGRQQVWIEGESRPLLADLVVLALGHQDAELDEEQRHLAAHARRDGLVHLPPDFTADTDLSALAPGEPVLVRGFGLAFIDLMVLLTEGRGGRYEEGDDGELTYLPSGREPVLHVGSRRGVPYHSKIGYQWEGERPPLPRFLGPAQTDELLARPGPLDFRRDVWPLVDKELGFAHYHRLFAVHPERTRIAWADFEEKYAAAEPLSAELYALVASAVPDAADRLDLDALDHPLHEVRHASYEEFQEGLRTLVATDLDRRHDPAHSPDLAVFLGLLSVYGQLMRLGDIGPWWHGFFSFLASGPPGPRLRQLLALSRAGVVRFLGAGLTITTEPGGFAATTTTVPGATFRARALVEARLPQPTADRVRDPLLRELFAEGALSTADGLLAVAPADGRVRDVSGRSHPRRFALGPHTDARGAGAFTRPRTNSPSFRQNDATARALIGFLRDLECPASAA
- a CDS encoding amino acid ABC transporter permease, whose amino-acid sequence is MSSDTLTKRPVAPPGEADAQPRIVPVRRTGQWTAAVLVVLLLAMAVNSVARNKAFQWDVVADYFATTAVLRGLGLTLWLTAVVMVLGFVLGTLLALARLSSNPVLTRVSWGYVWFFRSTPILVQLLFWFNIGALYPRLGLGIPFGPEFLTVRTVNLLGPITVAIIGLTLHEAAYAAEVVRGGLLSVDRGQIEAAQSLGLGRWRRLRRIVLPQAMRSIVPPAGNMLIGTLKGTSIVSVIAVEDLLYSVQLVYHRTYQVIPLLLVATIWYIVVTSVLSVGQHYVERHYARGTERS
- a CDS encoding GNAT family N-acetyltransferase, which encodes MTFAPSRRPALPGDGLSVHHTSVDDPLVRPMLDELAREYRGRYGSDHDLHRYPAAEFAPPEGEFLLLLENGEAVAGGAYRRHSPLTAELKRIWTHSEHRRRGLARRVLLALEQSAVAAGYQRLYLTTGPRQPEAKGLYLASGYRPLFDLSVDPETIGPLPFEKDLPPAPDGPNDGPPVPPGTPRHDLETRTS